In Amycolatopsis coloradensis, one genomic interval encodes:
- a CDS encoding LacI family DNA-binding transcriptional regulator yields MGRPIRTRRQATLASLAAELGVSRTTVSNAYNRPDQLSPELRRRVLETARRLGYPGPDPVARSLRTRKAGAVGLLLTENLSYAFRDPAAVGVLEGLALACEDAGVGLHLVPASPGREDVAAVHRAGVDGFVVYSVPDDDPHLGAVLERPVPTVIVDQPRVDGVDRVGPDDAAAVTAMAEHLISLGHRQIGVLCMRLARERNDDFVSIQRQSAAHFHVQRIRLEALAAAFSAAGVDWATVPVVERFDHTVDDGASAARQLLDAYPQVTAVICTSDILALGALAEAERRGLRVPQDLTVTGFDGITEAERSGLTTVHQPVLEKGKAAGKLLLSSADRVGPKVITLQTELRVGRTSAPPRTAEERWFGP; encoded by the coding sequence ATGGGCCGTCCTATCCGCACCAGGAGGCAGGCGACACTGGCGTCGTTGGCCGCAGAGCTCGGTGTGTCGAGGACCACCGTCTCGAACGCCTACAACCGACCGGACCAGTTGTCCCCTGAGCTGCGCCGTCGCGTCCTCGAGACCGCACGCCGCCTCGGCTACCCGGGCCCGGACCCGGTGGCCCGTTCACTGCGGACGCGCAAAGCCGGCGCTGTCGGCCTTTTGCTCACCGAGAACCTCTCCTACGCCTTCCGCGACCCCGCCGCCGTCGGCGTGCTCGAAGGGCTGGCGCTGGCCTGCGAGGACGCGGGCGTCGGCCTGCACCTGGTCCCGGCGAGCCCGGGCAGGGAGGACGTCGCGGCCGTGCACCGCGCCGGCGTCGACGGCTTCGTCGTCTACTCGGTGCCCGACGACGACCCGCATCTCGGTGCCGTGCTGGAACGCCCGGTGCCGACGGTGATCGTCGACCAGCCCCGGGTGGACGGGGTCGACCGGGTCGGCCCGGACGACGCGGCCGCGGTCACCGCCATGGCCGAGCACCTCATCTCGCTGGGCCACCGGCAGATCGGCGTGCTGTGCATGCGGCTGGCCCGCGAGCGCAACGACGACTTCGTCTCCATCCAGCGGCAGAGCGCCGCACACTTCCACGTCCAGCGCATCCGGCTGGAGGCGCTGGCCGCCGCGTTCTCGGCGGCCGGGGTCGACTGGGCGACGGTGCCGGTGGTCGAGCGCTTCGACCACACCGTGGACGACGGCGCGTCGGCCGCACGCCAGCTGCTCGACGCGTATCCGCAGGTCACGGCCGTGATCTGCACGTCGGACATCCTCGCTCTCGGCGCTCTGGCCGAGGCGGAACGCCGGGGCCTGCGCGTGCCGCAGGACCTGACGGTCACCGGGTTCGACGGCATCACCGAGGCCGAGCGCTCCGGCCTCACCACGGTCCACCAGCCGGTGCTCGAGAAGGGCAAGGCGGCGGGCAAGCTGCTGCTCAGCTCGGCCGACCGGGTCGGGCCGAAGGTGATCACCCTGCAGACGGAACTACGGGTCGGCCGCACGTCGGCGCCGCCACGAACGGCGGAAGAACGCTGGTTCGGGCCGTGA
- a CDS encoding metal ABC transporter solute-binding protein, Zn/Mn family encodes MNSRRTKSVFAAVSALAVLALGATACASSDKASTGSGSQNASAANPGGGEKIKVVASTDVWGSVVTAVGGDKVEVTSIIHDPSADPHSYETTASDAVAAKNAKLTLSNGGGYDDFFSKLADQATGAQKLVAVDIAATGNENEHVWYSLPGVEKVADQVAAKLGEIQPASKDAFTANATAFKGKTQELLKKVSGLGASGAKVVATEPVAHYLLDSAKVTDATPPAFAEAVEAEQDVPAAALNEVKQLISGKQVKALVNNAQTTTPVTQQVVGDAKNAGIAVIDVTETLPQGVTDYIAWMTKEVDALAGALK; translated from the coding sequence ATGAATTCCCGCCGTACCAAGAGTGTTTTCGCGGCCGTGTCGGCCCTGGCCGTCCTCGCGCTCGGCGCGACGGCCTGCGCGTCGAGCGACAAGGCGTCGACGGGCTCCGGTTCGCAGAACGCGTCCGCCGCGAACCCGGGCGGCGGCGAAAAGATCAAGGTCGTCGCCTCGACCGACGTCTGGGGCAGTGTCGTGACCGCCGTCGGCGGCGACAAGGTCGAGGTCACCTCGATCATCCACGACCCCTCGGCCGACCCGCACTCCTACGAGACCACCGCGAGCGACGCCGTCGCCGCGAAGAACGCGAAGCTGACGCTGTCCAACGGCGGCGGCTACGACGACTTCTTCTCCAAGCTCGCCGACCAGGCCACCGGCGCGCAGAAGCTGGTCGCCGTCGACATCGCCGCGACCGGCAACGAGAACGAGCACGTCTGGTACAGCCTGCCCGGCGTCGAGAAGGTCGCCGACCAGGTCGCCGCGAAGCTCGGCGAGATCCAGCCCGCCTCGAAGGACGCCTTCACCGCCAACGCGACCGCGTTCAAGGGCAAGACCCAGGAACTCCTGAAGAAGGTCTCGGGGCTGGGCGCCTCGGGCGCGAAGGTCGTCGCGACCGAGCCCGTCGCGCACTACCTGCTCGACAGCGCGAAGGTCACCGACGCGACGCCGCCGGCCTTCGCCGAGGCCGTGGAAGCGGAGCAGGACGTGCCCGCCGCCGCGCTCAACGAGGTCAAGCAGCTGATCTCCGGCAAGCAGGTCAAGGCGCTGGTCAACAACGCGCAGACCACCACCCCGGTCACGCAGCAGGTCGTCGGCGACGCCAAGAACGCCGGTATCGCGGTCATCGACGTCACCGAAACGCTGCCCCAGGGTGTGACCGACTACATTGCATGGATGACCAAGGAAGTGGACGCGCTGGCCGGAGCACTGAAGTAG
- a CDS encoding metal ABC transporter ATP-binding protein, whose product MTSVPAEARPAVRVRGASLAFGPRTLWSGLDLDVEPGEFLAILGPNGSGKSSLLKVLLGQQGLPEGTVEIAGRRPGGTNRRIGYIPQQRALDEGLTMRGVDLVGLGLDGHRWGTGLFGISKRRQLVARAIESVGAQAYAKQPVGRLSGGEQQRLRVAQSLVGDPEVLLCDEPLLSLDLAHQRAVSELIDERRRSAETAVLFVTHEINPILSYVDRVLYLVNGQFRVGKPDEVMNSETLSELYGTRIEVLKVGGQIHVAGAQSALCEDEPHHIDEQAC is encoded by the coding sequence GTGACCTCCGTACCCGCCGAAGCTCGCCCCGCGGTCCGTGTTCGCGGGGCGAGCCTCGCATTCGGCCCCAGGACCCTCTGGTCCGGGCTCGACCTCGACGTCGAACCCGGCGAGTTCCTCGCGATCCTCGGGCCGAACGGCTCCGGGAAGAGCAGCCTGCTCAAGGTGCTGCTCGGCCAGCAGGGGCTGCCCGAGGGCACGGTCGAGATCGCGGGGCGGCGCCCCGGCGGGACGAACCGGCGGATCGGCTACATCCCTCAGCAGCGCGCCCTCGACGAGGGCCTGACGATGCGCGGCGTGGACCTGGTCGGCCTCGGCCTGGACGGGCACCGGTGGGGCACCGGCCTCTTCGGGATCTCGAAGCGGCGTCAGCTCGTCGCGCGGGCGATCGAGTCCGTCGGCGCGCAGGCGTACGCGAAGCAGCCGGTGGGGCGGCTTTCCGGTGGCGAGCAGCAGCGGCTCCGTGTCGCGCAGTCCCTGGTCGGTGACCCCGAAGTCCTGCTCTGCGACGAGCCGCTGCTCTCCCTCGACCTCGCGCACCAGCGCGCGGTCAGCGAACTGATCGACGAGCGGCGGCGCTCCGCCGAGACGGCCGTCCTGTTCGTCACCCACGAGATCAACCCGATCCTGTCCTATGTGGACCGGGTGCTGTACCTGGTGAACGGTCAATTCCGGGTCGGCAAGCCGGACGAGGTGATGAACTCGGAGACCCTGTCCGAGCTGTACGGCACCCGCATCGAGGTGCTGAAGGTCGGCGGGCAGATCCACGTCGCCGGTGCGCAGAGCGCGCTGTGCGAGGACGAACCCCACCACATCGACGAACAGGCTTGTTAG
- a CDS encoding metal ABC transporter permease has translation MDKMFDFALTGELLGLDFVQTALLAAAVLGLVAGVLGPLVVMRRMSFAVHGTAELAFTGAAGALLLGVGVELGGLAGAVIAALLIGLLGGRESERDSVIGVILAFGLGMGVLLLSFYEGRSANKFGILVGQIITIDSTNLNLLVGASVVVLVVLAVIYRPLLFATVDPAVATARGVPVRLLSLIFAVLVGISSALGVQIVGALLVVSLMVTPAAAAARVTASPWKATVLSIVFAEIAALGGIVLSLAPGKPVSAFVTTISFVIYLVCRLIAWLRGRSSRVRVEPTATAQSALR, from the coding sequence GTGGACAAGATGTTCGACTTCGCCCTGACCGGTGAACTCCTCGGTCTCGACTTCGTTCAGACGGCGCTGCTCGCGGCCGCCGTTCTCGGCCTGGTCGCCGGGGTGCTCGGCCCGCTGGTCGTCATGCGGCGGATGTCGTTCGCCGTGCACGGCACGGCCGAACTGGCCTTCACCGGCGCGGCAGGCGCGCTGCTGCTGGGAGTCGGCGTCGAACTCGGCGGCCTCGCGGGCGCCGTCATCGCCGCCCTGCTGATCGGGCTCCTCGGCGGCCGCGAGTCCGAACGCGACTCCGTGATCGGCGTGATCCTCGCCTTCGGTCTCGGCATGGGCGTCCTGCTGCTGTCGTTCTACGAAGGCCGCAGCGCCAACAAGTTCGGCATTCTGGTCGGGCAGATCATCACCATCGACTCGACCAACCTGAACCTGCTCGTCGGCGCCTCGGTCGTCGTGCTGGTGGTGCTCGCGGTGATCTACCGGCCGCTGCTGTTCGCCACGGTCGACCCTGCGGTAGCGACGGCGCGCGGCGTCCCGGTGCGGTTGTTGTCGCTGATCTTCGCGGTGCTGGTCGGGATTTCGAGCGCGCTCGGGGTGCAGATCGTCGGCGCCCTGCTGGTGGTCTCGCTGATGGTGACCCCGGCCGCGGCCGCCGCGCGGGTCACGGCGAGCCCGTGGAAGGCGACCGTGCTGTCGATCGTGTTCGCGGAGATCGCCGCGCTCGGCGGGATCGTCCTTTCGCTGGCGCCGGGCAAGCCGGTGAGCGCCTTCGTCACGACGATCTCGTTCGTGATCTACCTCGTCTGCCGTCTCATCGCGTGGCTGCGTGGCCGGAGCTCACGGGTCCGCGTCGAGCCGACAGCGACGGCACAGTCCGCCCTGCGCTAG
- a CDS encoding serine/threonine-protein kinase, translated as MKALNAGESAQVGRYRVFAVLGEGGMGRVLLGRSFDGRLVALKQVRPAFANDPGFRERFRREVITSRMVSGAFTAAVMDADPDAPTPWLASVFVPGPSLSEAVAAGGPLPPPSLRYLAAGLALALGEIHRAGLVHRDLKPGNVILAADGPRVIDFGIARAIEGDSELTHTGAIIGSPAFMSPEQAEGKPPTPAGDMFSFGALLVMAATGQSPFTGSSTPHTLYNVVHARPDLSRLPEDLRTIVEPCLAKDPEDRPTPAWVMRQLGPVAPASSPWPPPVPQLTETQQAEVWGLLNPVPPKRSRRRLRAGLAAAAVVLLAVSGVVAVKLLTRPDPAPEIAAAPRSGVPPTTPANPDPLGPDNLRRVDLCEVLAGWVAPVLGTLAATSPGRRLDCLYGALNLAVGPRLLDGVPAGELEGLPMNTTAVGGSCSAAVPVAGLQNVVLFTEVGAMVSSDEECVVAKAGLGEAVRRIRAGGHARDLPPGSLIGLDPCALLPPDKVDRSIGPVRATALEDLHHCVHQGDGTFELLVEHGYPPHGPEQVKAGGFLPVEVGGTTVYREENPPAGVRGCVLTWQHRAVSENVGENVKVTYEPQGAKTIQQACAKAEELVRALLPALPKP; from the coding sequence GTGAAAGCATTGAACGCCGGGGAATCCGCTCAGGTGGGTCGCTACCGCGTGTTCGCCGTGCTCGGCGAGGGTGGAATGGGCCGGGTGCTGCTGGGTCGTTCGTTCGACGGGCGGCTGGTCGCCCTCAAGCAGGTGCGTCCGGCCTTCGCCAACGACCCCGGATTCCGGGAGCGGTTCCGCCGCGAGGTCATCACTTCGCGCATGGTGTCGGGCGCCTTCACCGCCGCGGTGATGGACGCCGATCCGGACGCCCCGACACCCTGGCTGGCGTCGGTGTTCGTACCGGGCCCGTCGTTGTCGGAGGCGGTGGCCGCCGGCGGGCCGCTGCCTCCGCCGTCGCTGCGGTACCTGGCCGCCGGGCTGGCGCTGGCGCTGGGGGAGATTCACCGGGCCGGTCTGGTTCACCGCGATCTCAAGCCGGGCAACGTCATCCTCGCCGCCGACGGCCCACGGGTGATCGATTTCGGCATCGCGCGCGCGATCGAGGGCGACTCGGAACTCACCCACACCGGAGCGATCATCGGCTCACCCGCGTTCATGTCGCCGGAGCAGGCGGAGGGGAAGCCGCCGACTCCGGCCGGCGACATGTTCTCCTTCGGGGCGTTGCTGGTGATGGCGGCGACCGGGCAGAGCCCGTTCACCGGATCGTCCACCCCGCACACCCTCTACAACGTCGTGCACGCCAGGCCGGACCTGAGCCGGCTGCCGGAGGACCTGCGGACGATCGTCGAGCCCTGCCTGGCGAAGGATCCCGAGGACCGGCCGACCCCGGCATGGGTCATGCGGCAGCTCGGTCCCGTCGCGCCGGCTTCCTCACCCTGGCCGCCTCCGGTGCCGCAGCTGACCGAGACGCAGCAGGCCGAGGTGTGGGGGCTGCTGAACCCGGTCCCGCCCAAGCGGTCCCGGCGCCGGCTCCGCGCGGGGCTCGCCGCGGCGGCCGTGGTGCTGCTGGCCGTCTCCGGGGTCGTGGCGGTCAAGCTGCTGACCCGGCCGGACCCGGCACCCGAGATCGCGGCGGCGCCGCGGTCCGGGGTGCCGCCGACCACGCCGGCCAACCCGGACCCGCTCGGCCCGGACAACCTGCGCCGCGTGGACCTGTGCGAGGTACTGGCCGGCTGGGTGGCGCCCGTGCTCGGCACCCTCGCCGCGACGTCGCCCGGACGGCGGCTGGACTGTCTTTACGGCGCGCTGAACCTCGCCGTCGGGCCACGGCTGCTCGACGGGGTACCGGCCGGGGAGCTGGAAGGGCTGCCGATGAACACCACAGCCGTCGGTGGTTCGTGCTCGGCGGCCGTTCCCGTCGCCGGCCTCCAGAACGTCGTGCTCTTCACCGAGGTCGGCGCCATGGTCTCGTCGGACGAGGAGTGCGTGGTGGCGAAAGCCGGGCTCGGTGAGGCGGTGCGGCGGATCCGCGCCGGCGGCCACGCACGCGACCTGCCGCCGGGCTCACTGATCGGGCTGGATCCCTGCGCGCTGCTCCCGCCCGACAAAGTCGACCGGTCGATCGGCCCGGTACGGGCCACCGCTCTCGAGGACCTGCACCACTGTGTCCACCAGGGCGACGGCACCTTCGAGCTGCTCGTGGAGCACGGATATCCGCCGCATGGGCCGGAGCAGGTCAAGGCAGGAGGCTTCCTGCCGGTGGAGGTCGGGGGCACCACGGTGTATCGGGAGGAAAACCCGCCGGCGGGCGTCCGCGGTTGCGTGCTGACCTGGCAGCACCGGGCAGTGAGCGAGAACGTCGGCGAAAACGTCAAAGTGACGTACGAGCCCCAGGGCGCCAAGACCATACAGCAGGCCTGCGCCAAGGCCGAGGAGCTCGTCAGGGCGCTTCTGCCTGCGCTCCCGAAACCCTAG
- a CDS encoding serine/threonine-protein kinase: MKPLNPGEPRQIGPHRIIAALGEGGMGRVVLGLAPDGRLVAVKQIHAQFAHDPRFRERFRREVTTSRMVSGAYTAAVMDADPEAETPWLASVFVTGPDLREAVDEFGPLPMAAVRLLASGLAAALTELHRAGLIHRDLKPGNIILAADGPRVIDFGIARAVEEAQHLTGTGSIIGSPAFMSPEQAGSGLVGTASDVFSLGAILVMASTGRGPFSGTSAPQTLYNVVHAEPELSAVPAEIRPLVERCLAKDPARRPTPEQILDFFGPVPPGIAPWPDVVHARIQRQDAEVRAVLSLPIPAWRPPARPEPERKSRTGLVIAGALAVVAALIGTLVVVIQDATSPQDIGPATIPVAEALTLERLRRVDACTVLAGRFTEDLGTLKPDSNPLSPDRCTYSGSNGLRFDVRLGEPVVNGGIGATNRTAEGLPLLRASFSGGCHALIPVTGVPELYVMLYNDTDVGDECAVADSALTVVLARLRTHEVDRADDPAGLLPLDPCVLPDAAVVAANMNGAPVRPISLRNCRWTGDGESLDVKVQRSLYVDDGRAVDLGNGVTGYVSESSDSVCLLSWPHRTLPDGDAEYVSVWLQGYSGDRACDRARAVAVSVLARLPKR, encoded by the coding sequence GTGAAGCCGTTGAATCCCGGCGAACCCCGGCAGATCGGGCCCCACCGGATCATCGCCGCCCTCGGGGAAGGCGGCATGGGCCGGGTCGTTCTCGGGCTCGCACCCGACGGACGGCTCGTGGCCGTCAAACAGATCCATGCCCAGTTCGCCCACGATCCCCGCTTTCGTGAACGCTTCCGCCGCGAGGTCACCACCTCGCGCATGGTGTCCGGCGCGTACACCGCCGCCGTCATGGACGCCGATCCCGAAGCCGAAACCCCCTGGCTGGCCTCGGTTTTCGTCACCGGTCCCGATCTGCGCGAAGCCGTCGACGAGTTCGGCCCGCTCCCGATGGCAGCGGTGCGCCTGCTCGCCTCCGGACTGGCCGCGGCCCTCACCGAGCTGCACCGTGCCGGGCTGATCCACCGGGATCTCAAGCCCGGCAACATCATCCTCGCCGCCGACGGCCCCCGCGTCATCGACTTCGGCATCGCCCGCGCCGTCGAAGAGGCCCAGCACCTCACCGGCACCGGCTCCATCATCGGTTCACCCGCGTTCATGTCGCCGGAACAGGCCGGAAGCGGCCTGGTCGGCACAGCCTCCGACGTGTTCTCGCTCGGTGCCATCCTGGTCATGGCGTCCACCGGACGCGGACCTTTCAGTGGCACTTCGGCGCCTCAGACGCTCTACAACGTGGTCCACGCCGAACCTGAGCTGTCAGCCGTGCCGGCGGAAATCCGGCCGCTCGTCGAACGGTGCCTCGCCAAGGACCCGGCTCGACGGCCCACACCCGAGCAGATCCTGGACTTCTTCGGCCCCGTGCCGCCGGGGATCGCGCCCTGGCCGGACGTCGTGCACGCCCGCATTCAGCGGCAGGACGCCGAAGTACGTGCGGTGCTCTCCTTGCCGATTCCAGCGTGGCGGCCACCGGCCCGGCCCGAGCCGGAACGGAAAAGCCGTACCGGGCTGGTGATCGCGGGGGCGCTGGCGGTGGTGGCCGCGCTGATCGGAACGCTGGTCGTCGTCATCCAGGACGCGACTTCACCACAGGACATCGGGCCCGCCACCATACCGGTGGCGGAGGCGTTGACCTTGGAGCGGCTCCGCCGCGTCGACGCGTGCACGGTGCTCGCCGGCCGGTTCACCGAGGACCTCGGCACACTCAAGCCGGACTCGAACCCGTTGTCCCCGGACAGGTGCACCTACAGTGGCTCCAACGGTCTCCGCTTCGACGTCCGGCTCGGGGAACCCGTGGTCAACGGTGGTATCGGCGCGACGAACCGCACCGCCGAAGGGCTGCCGCTGCTGCGCGCCTCCTTCAGCGGAGGCTGCCACGCGCTCATCCCGGTGACCGGTGTCCCGGAGCTCTACGTGATGCTCTACAACGACACCGACGTGGGTGACGAATGCGCCGTCGCCGACAGCGCACTCACCGTCGTGCTCGCCCGCCTGCGTACCCACGAGGTCGATCGTGCGGACGATCCGGCGGGCTTGCTCCCGCTGGACCCCTGCGTCCTCCCGGATGCCGCCGTGGTCGCCGCGAACATGAACGGAGCACCGGTCCGCCCGATCAGCCTGCGGAACTGCAGGTGGACGGGCGACGGCGAAAGCCTGGACGTCAAAGTGCAGCGGAGCCTTTACGTCGACGACGGTCGTGCGGTCGATCTGGGCAACGGGGTCACCGGGTACGTGAGTGAGAGCAGCGATTCCGTCTGTCTCCTCTCCTGGCCGCACCGCACGCTTCCGGACGGCGACGCCGAGTACGTCTCGGTGTGGCTGCAGGGATACAGCGGCGACCGGGCCTGCGACCGGGCGCGCGCGGTCGCCGTCTCCGTGCTGGCCCGGCTGCCGAAGCGCTAG
- a CDS encoding alginate O-acetyltransferase AlgX-related protein: MPTWAIDQLSFRPGAIAAADAISRGVFGESAPLDQPAPQQQAGPIPAQPSPSQPKTAPTQGPAPNAASGYRRVVQGRDGWLYYGYDADAKCDPSRPLSETIAKINELRRAVEQSGRRPLSETIAKINELRRAVEQSGRRFEFVVAPDKSTMVPQFLPDTYPGKDCSRSAEASTWHRMLKDARAIDLRPELRASEGRVQRPIYPPNDTHWADEGALVMTRAIANAIKPGVTQTWVSVPVGQYESSADLPPLINKQGTKTNTVYSLRPDGVVERAGESNGDIDRPVYRTASPLIGTVDEKVLVYGDSFTKASSRYLSGAFTNLTMLAHFTQKTSQAEAVDAFVNADVVVVEVVERSVAAGQLAFIAPDFLGAVKKALAEHPIR, encoded by the coding sequence ATGCCGACCTGGGCGATCGACCAGTTGTCGTTCCGGCCGGGCGCGATCGCCGCCGCAGACGCGATCAGCCGCGGCGTCTTCGGCGAGAGCGCCCCGCTCGACCAGCCGGCACCGCAGCAGCAGGCGGGCCCGATCCCCGCCCAGCCGTCGCCGTCACAGCCCAAGACCGCGCCGACCCAGGGGCCGGCGCCGAACGCCGCCTCCGGGTACCGCCGCGTCGTGCAGGGCCGCGACGGCTGGCTGTACTACGGCTACGACGCCGACGCGAAATGCGATCCGTCCCGTCCGCTGAGCGAGACCATCGCCAAGATCAACGAGCTGCGGCGCGCGGTCGAACAGTCCGGTAGGCGNCCGCTGAGCGAGACCATCGCCAAGATCAACGAGCTGCGGCGCGCGGTCGAACAGTCCGGTAGGCGGTTCGAGTTCGTCGTCGCGCCGGACAAGTCGACGATGGTCCCTCAGTTCCTGCCCGACACCTACCCGGGCAAGGACTGCTCGCGGTCGGCCGAAGCGTCCACCTGGCACCGGATGCTCAAGGACGCGCGCGCGATCGACCTGCGGCCCGAGCTTCGCGCGTCCGAGGGCAGGGTGCAGCGGCCGATCTACCCGCCGAACGACACCCACTGGGCCGACGAGGGCGCGCTGGTGATGACGCGCGCCATCGCGAACGCGATCAAACCGGGCGTCACGCAGACCTGGGTGAGCGTTCCCGTCGGCCAGTACGAATCCTCCGCCGACCTGCCGCCGCTGATCAACAAGCAGGGCACGAAGACGAACACGGTGTACAGCCTCCGTCCGGACGGCGTCGTCGAGCGCGCGGGCGAGTCGAACGGCGACATCGACCGGCCGGTGTACCGCACCGCCAGCCCGCTGATCGGGACCGTCGACGAGAAGGTGCTGGTCTACGGCGACTCGTTCACGAAAGCGTCTTCGCGGTATCTCTCCGGCGCTTTCACGAACCTGACGATGCTGGCGCACTTCACCCAGAAGACGTCACAGGCCGAGGCCGTCGACGCTTTCGTGAACGCGGACGTCGTGGTCGTCGAAGTCGTGGAACGCAGTGTGGCCGCCGGCCAGCTCGCGTTCATCGCCCCCGATTTCCTCGGAGCGGTCAAGAAGGCGCTCGCCGAGCACCCGATCCGCTAG
- a CDS encoding DUF445 domain-containing protein, with the protein MDAVLDDLARHWWLYAAIPFVAALIGYVTKRVAIEMMFKPLEFVGIKPFLGWQGVVPKHGGRMAAVATELLTSNLLDVKEVFRRIDPAIITREIEQPLLRAVDEVAREVLEKHHPRLWEVMPTMAQELLIKQVQSSTPRLVREFMAEMTENLDEVLDFQHMTVRRLTRDKKLLVRLIRETSRPEMAFIARTGIFFGFGLGIVQAIVWAATKEPWVLPIFGGCIGLFTDWLAIKLIFVPREPVRVGRVILQGKFQRRRADVAHQYGEMIANEILTVPNLLDAVLRGPRSDRLYALVERLVARAVDEQASVAKPMVAMAVGGQRLNEIKQAAARKALERLPPTIRHAEGYLTEAMDVAKIVERRMLGLTPLEFEGLLRPAFRQDEWKLIAVGGLIGFLVGELQVLLMLH; encoded by the coding sequence GTGGACGCCGTCCTGGACGACCTCGCCCGGCACTGGTGGCTGTACGCCGCGATTCCTTTCGTCGCCGCGTTGATCGGCTACGTCACCAAACGCGTCGCCATCGAGATGATGTTCAAACCGCTCGAATTCGTCGGGATCAAACCGTTCCTCGGCTGGCAGGGTGTGGTGCCCAAACACGGCGGGCGGATGGCCGCCGTCGCGACCGAGCTGCTGACGTCGAATCTGCTGGACGTCAAGGAGGTCTTCCGGCGGATCGATCCGGCGATCATCACGCGCGAGATCGAGCAGCCGCTGCTGCGGGCCGTCGACGAGGTCGCCCGCGAAGTGCTCGAAAAGCACCATCCCAGGCTCTGGGAGGTCATGCCGACGATGGCGCAGGAGCTGCTGATCAAGCAGGTCCAGTCGTCGACGCCGCGGCTGGTGCGCGAGTTCATGGCGGAGATGACCGAGAACCTCGACGAGGTGCTCGACTTCCAGCATATGACCGTGCGGCGGCTCACCAGGGACAAGAAGCTGCTCGTCCGGCTGATCCGCGAGACGTCGCGGCCGGAGATGGCGTTCATCGCGCGCACGGGGATCTTTTTCGGCTTCGGGCTCGGCATCGTGCAGGCGATCGTCTGGGCGGCGACCAAGGAACCGTGGGTGCTGCCGATCTTCGGCGGCTGCATCGGGCTGTTCACCGACTGGCTCGCGATCAAACTGATCTTCGTGCCGCGCGAGCCGGTGCGGGTCGGCCGGGTGATCCTGCAGGGCAAGTTCCAGCGGCGGCGGGCCGACGTCGCACACCAGTACGGCGAGATGATCGCGAACGAGATCCTCACCGTGCCGAACCTGCTCGACGCCGTCCTGCGCGGACCGCGGTCGGATCGGCTGTACGCGCTGGTCGAGCGGCTCGTGGCGCGGGCCGTCGACGAGCAGGCGAGCGTCGCGAAACCGATGGTCGCGATGGCCGTCGGCGGACAGCGGCTGAACGAGATCAAACAGGCGGCCGCGCGGAAGGCGCTGGAGCGGCTCCCGCCGACGATCCGCCACGCCGAGGGCTACCTGACCGAGGCGATGGACGTCGCGAAGATCGTCGAGCGGCGGATGCTCGGGCTGACGCCGCTGGAGTTCGAGGGGTTGCTGAGGCCCGCGTTCCGGCAGGACGAGTGGAAGCTCATCGCGGTGGGCGGGCTCATCGGCTTCCTGGTCGGTGAGCTGCAGGTCCTCCTGATGCTCCACTGA